Below is a window of Lacibacter sp. H407 DNA.
ATGTGAAATACAGTGTGCAAATAGTAAACACACTCTCTGCAAATTGTTTAGGCTGTCATACAGGTGCAAGTGCACCCGGAGGTATCATGCTTGATACATATACAGATGTGCGTACAGTTGCCATGAGCGGTCGGCTGCTTGGCGCTGTCACTCATTCACCCGGCTATCGTGCAATGCCCGACTTTGCTCCCAAACTTCCCGAATGCCGTATTGCTGAAATCAGAACATGGATCAGAAATGGCATGTTGAATAATTAAACCTGAAAACATGCGCACAATTTCTTTCATACTTATTCTTTGCTTCTCACTGCTGAAGTTGCAGGCGCAGGAAAACTATATGACCCGCAACGGGCAGATCAGTTTTTTCTCCTCCACACCATTGGAAGATATTAAAGCGATCAATAACGAAGTGGCATCTGTGATGAACCGAAAGACCGGCAGCGTTCAGTTTATTGTACTAATCAAAAGTTTCCAATTCAGGAAAGCTGCCATGCAGGATCATTTCAATGGAAAAGATTATATGGATTCGGATCGTTATCCCAAAGCTGAGTTGAAGGGAACAATCACCAACATCAGCACGGTTGATTTTACAAAAGACGGC
It encodes the following:
- a CDS encoding c-type cytochrome, giving the protein MKLIYITILCLALFSSCTYNKEELLYNNTCDTSNVKYSVQIVNTLSANCLGCHTGASAPGGIMLDTYTDVRTVAMSGRLLGAVTHSPGYRAMPDFAPKLPECRIAEIRTWIRNGMLNN
- a CDS encoding YceI family protein — protein: MRTISFILILCFSLLKLQAQENYMTRNGQISFFSSTPLEDIKAINNEVASVMNRKTGSVQFIVLIKSFQFRKAAMQDHFNGKDYMDSDRYPKAELKGTITNISTVDFTKDGTYPVTVEGTLSMHGVSNKIKTAGNIIVKGSTVTATAVFTIKLVDYKISVPTIVSKKIAEKVEVTVNCNYQLYQPKTK